Proteins found in one Chloroflexota bacterium genomic segment:
- a CDS encoding FtsX-like permease family protein, with product MDELFGAPVTSIAAALAVLFTIAVLFLVYIRVRSPILVRMAFRNVLRRPGQSLLIIMGLMLATAIISIAFTIGDSVSYSIKNAATESLRNVDELITVDPESELWKGRTLPDGFGEASVEGLLADLQADQDVDGVLPALSVSVAVTNPATRQFESRVELSGIDPDLANDFEQLHDTAGAPVNLNGLGADEVYLTRQAAESLQAGAGDTVQVVLGPGQYVPVSVVGVIDEYFARPNGTDVTLVMPLAAAQSLLGRPGEVNAVLISNDGDVNSGVELTSTIVERYEQRDDLAGQGLHLVTLKQEVVDRANEVGGLFVSLFTTFGLFSIGVGLLLIFLIFSMLAAERKSEMGMARAVGMQRGHLIRMFTFEGSIYGIGSAMVGAVIGVGLGYLLVLVVDAIFGGTETGGGYFYNFHFEPLGLVIAFLAGSVLTFTTVVAASRGISRLNIVRAIRDLPEPEVSGSRNRLLIQGVIIAVLGVLIAVGALQDLQIVNLGLGISFFIIGIAMAVRSRGASARWTYTATGLILVVYWLIPHELFSFISEEWNEDISGFFVTGVFIVTGAVLATVNNSTFVLVLMTGTFGRIRRLSPIIKSAVSYPMRYGYRTGMSLAMFAIVIFSVTAMATLVAVMDNLYGDQDRLAGGYEVTAVVRSHLNLIEDLGAAVDASTARDVIEYANGEPSVGTIRSASGAEARLASSVDGETEHTFITGLDDDFIASNGFDIALTTAEYTADGEVDSAAVWQALRDNPGTAVVNALLVPARNQVAFQLVEEQFTLHEVEGLFLENEVMDPIPIVIQDEDTGEILELTVIAVLDNFASSDGPLPSGFLTSTQSFVDMPDASQYFFNVKGDTAEAAQTIEAAFFENGIESIDLQALIAELQAVRKALFNMMVGFMLLGLVVGIVALGFISARTVVERRQAIGVLRAIGFSRGMVQLSFLIESSFVALLGIGLGVGLGLLASVNLVNEIRSEEPSLEFVIPWVNIALIALTAYFFTLLTTVLPARQAAAVAPAEALRYE from the coding sequence CTCTTCCTTGTCTATATTCGAGTGCGAAGTCCCATCCTTGTCCGCATGGCCTTTCGCAATGTGCTCCGCAGGCCTGGCCAGAGCCTGCTCATCATTATGGGCCTGATGCTTGCGACGGCCATCATCTCAATCGCGTTTACCATTGGCGATTCCGTGTCCTACAGCATCAAGAACGCAGCAACGGAATCGCTCCGCAACGTCGACGAATTGATAACGGTGGACCCGGAGTCGGAGTTGTGGAAGGGCCGCACGCTTCCCGATGGCTTCGGCGAGGCGAGCGTTGAGGGACTGCTGGCGGACCTGCAGGCGGACCAGGACGTCGACGGCGTGCTGCCGGCGCTGTCCGTGAGCGTCGCCGTCACTAACCCGGCAACGCGCCAGTTCGAATCAAGGGTGGAGTTGTCCGGGATTGATCCCGATTTGGCGAATGACTTCGAGCAACTCCACGACACTGCAGGAGCCCCCGTCAACCTGAATGGGCTGGGCGCCGACGAGGTCTATCTCACCCGGCAGGCCGCGGAATCGCTGCAAGCCGGGGCGGGAGACACCGTACAAGTGGTGCTCGGGCCGGGGCAGTACGTCCCTGTATCCGTCGTGGGCGTCATTGATGAATACTTCGCGCGGCCCAACGGCACTGACGTTACCCTGGTGATGCCGCTCGCCGCGGCGCAGTCCTTACTGGGACGACCGGGAGAGGTGAACGCTGTCCTCATCTCCAACGACGGCGACGTCAACTCCGGCGTCGAGCTTACTTCCACGATTGTCGAACGCTATGAGCAGCGTGACGACCTGGCGGGCCAAGGTCTCCATCTGGTGACTCTGAAGCAAGAAGTTGTGGACAGGGCCAATGAGGTTGGCGGCCTGTTTGTCTCACTCTTCACCACATTCGGGCTCTTTTCCATCGGCGTTGGACTGTTGCTGATATTCCTGATCTTCTCCATGCTTGCGGCGGAGCGTAAGAGCGAAATGGGAATGGCCCGCGCGGTGGGGATGCAGCGCGGGCACCTGATACGCATGTTCACTTTCGAGGGATCCATTTACGGCATCGGGTCCGCAATGGTTGGCGCGGTCATCGGCGTCGGACTCGGGTACTTGCTTGTGCTGGTCGTCGATGCCATTTTTGGCGGGACTGAGACTGGTGGGGGCTACTTCTACAACTTCCATTTCGAACCGCTGGGGCTTGTGATTGCATTCCTGGCGGGCAGCGTGCTCACCTTTACGACGGTCGTGGCGGCATCGCGGGGAATCAGCAGGCTCAACATCGTCCGCGCCATCCGGGACCTGCCGGAGCCGGAGGTGTCCGGTTCACGGAACCGGCTCCTCATTCAGGGCGTCATCATCGCCGTCTTGGGTGTGCTGATTGCGGTGGGAGCGCTGCAGGACCTGCAGATTGTCAATCTGGGTCTTGGGATATCCTTCTTCATCATAGGCATTGCCATGGCGGTCCGTTCGCGGGGCGCGTCCGCGCGATGGACCTACACGGCCACCGGTCTGATCCTGGTTGTTTACTGGTTGATCCCACACGAACTGTTCAGTTTCATCAGTGAAGAATGGAATGAGGACATTTCCGGCTTCTTTGTCACCGGAGTGTTCATTGTCACCGGCGCAGTTTTGGCGACCGTCAACAACTCGACCTTCGTGCTGGTTTTGATGACCGGCACCTTTGGCCGCATCCGCAGGCTCTCTCCTATCATCAAGTCCGCCGTGTCCTATCCGATGCGGTATGGCTACAGGACCGGCATGTCGCTCGCTATGTTTGCCATCGTCATCTTCTCCGTTACGGCAATGGCTACCCTGGTGGCTGTGATGGACAATCTGTACGGGGACCAGGACCGACTCGCCGGCGGCTACGAGGTTACCGCAGTGGTCCGCTCCCACCTGAACCTGATTGAAGACCTGGGGGCGGCGGTAGACGCCAGCACGGCGCGGGACGTCATCGAGTACGCAAATGGAGAGCCCTCCGTGGGCACCATACGCTCGGCCAGCGGCGCCGAGGCCCGGCTGGCGTCCAGCGTCGACGGCGAGACTGAGCATACGTTCATCACCGGTCTCGACGACGATTTCATCGCAAGCAACGGCTTCGACATCGCCCTGACTACGGCAGAGTATACGGCGGACGGCGAAGTTGACTCTGCGGCGGTATGGCAAGCCCTGCGAGACAACCCGGGGACGGCCGTCGTCAACGCCCTCCTGGTGCCGGCCCGCAATCAGGTCGCGTTTCAACTTGTTGAGGAGCAGTTCACGCTGCACGAGGTAGAGGGCCTCTTTCTTGAGAACGAGGTCATGGACCCCATCCCCATCGTCATTCAGGATGAGGACACCGGAGAGATTCTGGAGCTCACGGTAATAGCGGTCCTGGACAACTTTGCGTCTTCTGACGGTCCGCTGCCCAGCGGATTTCTCACGTCCACTCAGTCCTTCGTGGATATGCCGGACGCCAGCCAGTATTTCTTCAATGTGAAAGGCGATACAGCGGAGGCTGCACAGACCATTGAAGCGGCCTTCTTTGAGAATGGGATTGAGTCGATTGACCTTCAGGCGTTGATTGCCGAGTTGCAGGCGGTGCGCAAGGCCCTGTTCAACATGATGGTGGGCTTCATGCTTCTGGGCCTGGTAGTGGGCATCGTGGCTCTGGGCTTCATCAGCGCCCGCACCGTCGTTGAGCGCCGCCAGGCGATTGGCGTCCTTCGGGCCATCGGTTTCTCCAGGGGCATGGTGCAACTGAGCTTCCTGATTGAGTCCTCTTTCGTTGCCCTGCTGGGCATAGGGCTTGGCGTAGGGCTCGGGCTCTTGGCCTCAGTGAATTTGGTCAACGAGATTCGGTCAGAGGAGCCTTCGCTTGAGTTCGTCATACCGTGGGTGAATATAGCGCTCATCGCGCTGACTGCCTACTTCTTCACGCTGTTGACCACCGTGTTGCCGGCGAGACAGGCGGCGGCAGTCGCACCCGCAGAAGCGCTGCGGTACGAGTAA
- a CDS encoding VOC family protein, which produces MTMYTYDHMHLRSRDPMATARYFETMFGAEVLESVQSDGQPRVDLDLNGLTIFIARAGDNVPEGPSEPYTGLDHFGLRVDDIFTAAEELKAKGAEFSTEPFQLRPGVKIAFVKAPGNVRIELLERD; this is translated from the coding sequence ATGACCATGTACACGTACGACCACATGCACCTGCGCAGCCGGGACCCCATGGCGACGGCGCGCTATTTCGAGACGATGTTCGGCGCCGAGGTGCTCGAGTCCGTTCAGTCCGACGGCCAGCCCCGTGTGGACCTGGACCTCAACGGCCTGACCATCTTCATCGCCCGGGCCGGCGATAACGTGCCTGAGGGCCCCAGCGAGCCCTACACCGGCCTCGATCACTTCGGCCTGCGCGTGGACGACATATTCACCGCCGCTGAGGAACTGAAGGCCAAGGGCGCGGAGTTCTCGACAGAGCCGTTCCAGCTACGGCCCGGAGTAAAGATCGCCTTCGTGAAGGCGCCGGGCAACGTGCGCATCGAGCTGCTGGAGCGGGACTAG
- a CDS encoding Rieske 2Fe-2S domain-containing protein has product MLSQHDNETLTRVGPGTPMGELLREYWIPAMLSTELPDPDCPPVRVRLLGEDLVAFRDTDGKLGLIDNYCPHRRASLFFGRNEECGLRCVYHGWKFDVNGDCVDMPSEPAESNFKDKVKIKAYRMVERNGMIWAYMGPRAVPPPLPDIEPNMMEESVDSNSAGLRECNWVQAMEGDIDTAHLSFLHLGKVSAEDVQPGTFDYYNQKDKAPHYKVVETDYGTMYGAYRPAEEDSYYWRVAQFMMPFYTIPPEGRLGQKIGVRCWVPVDDNHTMFMSMSVRNTNSSMARKTVDGQPIVGLGGARGKRPDGTGWLERHRFEANKENDYFIDRDAQKSKSFTGIVGIHIQDQAITESMDPVVDRSRERLGTSDGMIIKTRQRLINAARSLQEGVSAPAVDNPELYRVRSGGVILPRAADWIEATEELRKAFVVHPGIENTTS; this is encoded by the coding sequence ATGCTCTCACAGCACGACAACGAGACTCTCACTCGCGTAGGCCCAGGAACCCCGATGGGCGAACTGCTGCGTGAATACTGGATACCCGCGATGCTCTCGACGGAGCTGCCGGACCCGGACTGCCCTCCCGTGCGCGTACGGCTGCTCGGCGAGGACCTCGTCGCATTCCGCGACACCGACGGCAAGCTGGGCCTCATCGACAACTACTGTCCGCACCGCCGGGCAAGCCTGTTCTTCGGACGCAACGAGGAGTGCGGGCTTCGCTGCGTGTACCACGGCTGGAAGTTCGATGTGAACGGCGACTGCGTCGACATGCCCTCGGAGCCGGCAGAGAGCAACTTCAAGGACAAGGTGAAGATCAAGGCCTACAGGATGGTTGAGCGCAACGGCATGATCTGGGCGTACATGGGTCCTCGCGCGGTCCCGCCGCCGCTGCCGGACATCGAGCCGAACATGATGGAAGAGAGCGTAGACTCCAACTCGGCCGGGCTGCGGGAGTGCAACTGGGTGCAGGCGATGGAGGGCGACATAGACACGGCCCACCTGAGCTTCCTGCACCTTGGCAAGGTCTCGGCGGAGGACGTGCAGCCAGGTACGTTCGACTACTACAACCAGAAGGACAAGGCGCCCCATTACAAGGTTGTCGAGACGGATTACGGCACCATGTACGGCGCGTACCGCCCCGCGGAGGAGGACTCCTACTACTGGCGTGTCGCCCAGTTCATGATGCCCTTCTACACGATTCCACCAGAGGGGCGCCTGGGGCAGAAGATTGGCGTGCGGTGCTGGGTGCCCGTGGATGACAACCACACCATGTTCATGAGCATGTCAGTACGCAACACCAACAGTTCCATGGCGCGCAAGACCGTCGACGGACAGCCGATTGTGGGGCTGGGCGGCGCGCGCGGGAAGCGCCCCGACGGCACTGGATGGCTGGAGCGGCACCGCTTTGAAGCCAACAAGGAAAATGACTACTTCATTGACCGGGACGCGCAGAAGAGCAAGAGCTTCACGGGCATCGTTGGCATCCACATACAGGACCAGGCGATCACGGAGAGCATGGACCCCGTGGTCGACCGCTCCCGGGAGCGGCTCGGCACCAGCGACGGCATGATCATCAAGACACGGCAGCGGCTCATCAACGCGGCCCGCTCGCTGCAGGAGGGCGTGTCTGCGCCCGCTGTCGACAACCCGGAGCTCTACCGCGTGCGGTCGGGCGGGGTTATCCTCCCACGCGCCGCCGACTGGATCGAGGCGACGGAGGAATTGCGCAAGGCCTTCGTCGTCCACCCGGGCATTGAGAACACCACGTCCTAG
- a CDS encoding ATP-binding cassette domain-containing protein — MNDWAIYASTISRSFGDVKAVNAVDLAIPRGEVYGFLGPNGAGKTTLVRMLITLLLPTAGQAWVVGHELVSDAKEIRLRIGAALQDTALDPKQTGVEFLRLQGFLYGLTGREVRQRVDDLASLVDIGDALSRSIGTYSGGMKRRLDLAAAMIHNPEVLFLDEPTTGLDPISRRRVWEEIQRVNKALGVTIFLTTQYLEEADMLADRVGIINQGVLAAEGTPPDLKRSLGSDVIIATVDGDAEEARLAVGSLPAIEQVDVYGNEVVVRVSNGAAQIGAIALALNQNGAEIREIRMHTPTLDDVFLSVTGERFEEVGTEESADGE; from the coding sequence TTGAACGACTGGGCTATCTATGCGTCCACAATCTCCCGGTCTTTTGGCGACGTAAAGGCGGTCAACGCGGTAGACCTCGCCATCCCTAGGGGCGAGGTCTACGGCTTCCTGGGGCCGAACGGCGCCGGCAAGACCACCCTCGTGCGCATGCTGATCACGCTGCTGCTCCCGACCGCGGGGCAGGCGTGGGTGGTCGGCCATGAGCTCGTATCGGACGCCAAGGAGATACGGCTGCGCATTGGCGCCGCGCTACAGGATACGGCCCTGGACCCGAAGCAGACCGGCGTCGAGTTTCTCCGATTGCAGGGGTTCCTGTATGGGCTCACCGGCAGGGAAGTGCGGCAGCGCGTCGACGACCTGGCGTCGCTGGTGGACATCGGCGACGCGCTCTCGCGCAGCATCGGCACCTACTCGGGCGGCATGAAGCGGCGGCTTGACCTGGCCGCGGCCATGATCCACAACCCGGAGGTCCTGTTCCTCGATGAGCCGACGACCGGCCTTGACCCGATCAGCCGCCGCCGCGTATGGGAGGAGATCCAACGTGTCAACAAAGCGCTGGGCGTCACCATCTTCCTCACGACACAGTATCTTGAAGAGGCCGACATGCTGGCCGACCGCGTCGGGATCATCAACCAGGGCGTGCTCGCGGCCGAGGGCACGCCGCCCGATCTGAAGCGGTCGCTCGGGTCCGACGTGATCATTGCGACGGTGGATGGCGACGCGGAAGAGGCGCGGCTGGCGGTCGGGAGTCTGCCGGCCATTGAGCAGGTGGACGTGTACGGCAACGAGGTCGTCGTCCGCGTGTCCAACGGCGCGGCGCAGATCGGGGCCATCGCGCTCGCACTGAACCAGAACGGTGCCGAGATCCGCGAGATACGCATGCATACCCCAACCCTCGACGACGTTTTCCTCAGTGTCACGGGCGAGCGATTCGAGGAGGTTGGAACGGAGGAGTCAGCAGATGGCGAGTAG